One stretch of Candidatus Zixiibacteriota bacterium DNA includes these proteins:
- a CDS encoding septation protein SpoVG yields the protein MKITEVRVTLRNERKLRAFANITFNNSFVVRGLKVIRGSEGYFISMPSRKRADGSHQDIAHPINADMRKYIEQSVLDEYCRISGEVLEEAVTAGQDQQL from the coding sequence ATGAAGATTACCGAAGTCCGGGTCACCCTGCGCAACGAAAGGAAGCTCCGGGCCTTCGCGAATATCACTTTTAACAATTCATTCGTTGTACGCGGGTTGAAAGTGATCAGGGGTTCGGAGGGGTACTTCATTTCAATGCCCTCGAGGAAGCGCGCGGACGGCTCTCACCAGGATATTGCCCATCCGATTAATGCCGATATGCGTAAATATATAGAGCAATCGGTTCTGGATGAATATTGCCGGATCTCAGGCGAGGTCCTGGAAGAAGCGGTTACGGCCGGCCAGGATCAACAACTCTGA